A portion of the Microlunatus phosphovorus NM-1 genome contains these proteins:
- a CDS encoding IS30 family transposase: protein MATADWSRKTGDAPEGLRRQWRADRALRPAMRSPGRPDPSRVVQRQFWRLIATGVTSAEAAIAVGVSVPVGARWFRHAGGMPPISLAEPTGRYLTFEEREEIAILRAQGHGVREIARRLGRNPGTISRELRRNAATRGGKQEYRATVAQWKAQQAAKRPKTAKLATNDRLREYVQERLAGTVRRVDGTVVTGPTPPSWKGLNKPHRADRRWATAWSPEQIAHRLTIDFPDDESMRISHEAIYQSLFIEGRGALKRELVACLRTGRALRKPRARSQNKPQGHVTADVVISQRPAEADDRAVPGHWEGDLIIGTGRSAIGTIVERSSRSTLLVHLPRLEGWGEQPAVKNGPALGGYGAEAMSTALTASMTRLPEQLRKTLTWDRGKEMSGHAQFALKTRTKVFFADPHSPWQRPTNENTNGLLRQYLPKGTDLSRWSAEDLEAIALTLNNRPRKVLGWKTPAEVFAEQLRSTQQTGVASTG from the coding sequence ATGGCGACGGCGGACTGGAGTAGGAAGACTGGAGATGCGCCGGAGGGGCTTCGCCGGCAGTGGCGTGCTGATCGGGCGCTGAGGCCGGCGATGCGTTCGCCCGGGCGCCCTGATCCGTCGCGAGTGGTGCAGCGGCAGTTCTGGCGGCTGATCGCGACGGGCGTCACCTCGGCGGAGGCAGCCATCGCGGTCGGCGTGTCGGTGCCGGTCGGGGCTCGCTGGTTTCGCCACGCTGGCGGGATGCCGCCGATCTCGCTGGCCGAACCGACGGGCCGCTATCTGACCTTCGAGGAGCGTGAGGAGATCGCGATCCTGCGCGCTCAAGGTCACGGAGTGCGAGAGATCGCCCGCCGGCTCGGGCGCAACCCCGGGACGATCTCGCGTGAGCTGCGGCGCAACGCGGCCACCCGCGGCGGGAAGCAGGAGTACCGGGCGACGGTCGCGCAGTGGAAGGCGCAGCAGGCCGCGAAGCGCCCGAAGACCGCGAAGCTCGCGACCAACGACAGGCTGCGCGAGTACGTGCAGGAGCGCCTGGCCGGCACCGTGCGCCGTGTCGACGGCACGGTGGTCACCGGCCCGACACCTCCGTCGTGGAAGGGCTTGAACAAGCCGCACCGCGCTGACCGTCGGTGGGCGACAGCGTGGAGCCCGGAGCAGATCGCGCACCGGTTGACGATCGACTTCCCCGATGATGAGTCCATGCGCATCAGCCATGAGGCGATCTATCAGTCGCTGTTCATCGAGGGCCGCGGTGCGCTCAAACGGGAACTGGTCGCGTGCCTGCGCACCGGGAGGGCGTTGCGCAAGCCGCGTGCGAGGTCGCAGAACAAGCCGCAAGGCCATGTCACCGCCGATGTCGTGATCAGTCAGCGGCCTGCCGAAGCCGACGATCGGGCCGTGCCCGGGCACTGGGAAGGCGATTTGATCATCGGCACCGGCCGGTCCGCAATCGGCACCATCGTCGAACGTTCGAGCCGATCAACCCTGCTGGTCCACCTGCCAAGGCTGGAGGGCTGGGGTGAGCAGCCGGCCGTGAAGAACGGTCCCGCCCTGGGCGGTTACGGTGCCGAGGCGATGAGCACTGCACTGACGGCGTCAATGACGCGCCTGCCTGAACAGTTGCGCAAGACGCTGACCTGGGATCGCGGCAAAGAGATGTCCGGGCACGCGCAGTTCGCGTTGAAGACCCGCACGAAGGTGTTCTTCGCCGACCCCCACTCACCCTGGCAGCGCCCGACGAACGAGAACACCAACGGGCTGCTGCGGCAGTACTTACCTAAGGGCACCGACCTGTCACGATGGTCGGCCGAGGACCTCGAAGCGATCGCACTAACACTCAACAACCGCCCCCGAAAAGTCCTTGGCTGGAAGACCCCGGCGGAGGTGTTCGCCGAGCAGCTACGCTCGACCCAACAGACCGGTGTTGCGTCGACTGGTTGA
- a CDS encoding DUF5131 family protein — protein sequence MATNSAIEWTEVTWNPVTGCDRVAAGCDNCYALALAKRLKAMGAEKYQNDGDPRTSGPGFGVTVHPRSLQQPYRWRTPKVVFVNSMSDLFHAKVPLDFIRDVFDVIRETPQHTYQVLTKRAHRTARIADKIDWPDNLWMGVSVESSDVVNRIDHLRAVPAATRFLSCEPLLTALPDLDLDDIDWVIAGGESGPRARPMDPAWVEDIRDQCVDAGVAFFFKQWGGRTPKAKGRELDGRTWDDMPQLATASA from the coding sequence ATGGCTACGAACAGCGCAATCGAATGGACCGAGGTCACCTGGAACCCCGTCACAGGCTGCGACCGTGTGGCGGCAGGTTGCGACAACTGCTATGCACTCGCGCTTGCGAAGCGTCTCAAAGCGATGGGCGCTGAGAAGTACCAGAACGATGGCGACCCGCGAACCTCCGGGCCCGGCTTCGGTGTGACGGTTCACCCACGGTCGCTGCAACAGCCGTACCGCTGGCGAACGCCCAAGGTCGTGTTCGTGAACTCGATGAGCGACCTGTTCCACGCCAAGGTGCCGCTCGACTTCATCCGCGACGTTTTCGACGTGATCCGCGAGACCCCGCAGCACACCTACCAGGTGCTCACCAAGCGAGCCCACCGGACGGCCAGGATCGCCGACAAGATCGACTGGCCAGACAACCTCTGGATGGGGGTCTCGGTCGAGTCCTCCGATGTGGTGAACCGGATCGATCACCTGCGAGCTGTCCCGGCCGCAACGCGGTTCCTGTCCTGCGAGCCACTTCTGACGGCGCTGCCCGACTTGGACCTCGACGACATCGACTGGGTCATCGCCGGTGGTGAGTCCGGTCCGCGGGCACGGCCAATGGACCCAGCATGGGTGGAGGATATCCGGGACCAGTGTGTCGACGCGGGCGTCGCCTTTTTCTTCAAGCAGTGGGGTGGGCGGACACCGAAGGCCAAGGGTCGCGAGCTCGACGGTCGTACTTGGGACGACATGCCGCAGTTAGCAACAGCGTCGGCCTAG
- a CDS encoding three-Cys-motif partner protein TcmP codes for MARGWSYWSRNKLEILQGYLPAFNNAAKNKSSERIYIDLMAGEPENFDRDTGETFDGSARIALEAQPTFTRFAFGEMPPKSARLKADLDNRYTGAPFRVYAGDCNVTVDRMLSDLSDVRWAPTFAFLDQQAAELRWDTMAKLAGFRSGKTKAEQWILWSPAMIVKGVMGTNGAAFADKVDNLYGSGRWRQILDARINEKSIEASEFRREMVNLLRWQFETQLRYGHTIRIPMTMKNNTDLYDMVFATDHNAGLKIMSHLYKKAAEREPKMKQEAIDAASPQGVLFSDYSGPIPEWTSEQCWDPADSSWWRN; via the coding sequence ATGGCGCGAGGGTGGAGCTACTGGTCCCGGAACAAGCTCGAGATTCTCCAGGGATACCTGCCTGCGTTCAACAACGCCGCCAAGAACAAGTCCTCTGAACGGATCTACATCGACCTCATGGCTGGTGAGCCCGAGAACTTCGACCGGGACACGGGCGAGACGTTCGACGGGTCAGCTCGGATAGCGTTGGAGGCGCAGCCAACCTTCACGCGGTTCGCATTCGGGGAGATGCCACCCAAGTCTGCGAGGCTCAAGGCCGATCTGGATAACCGGTATACCGGCGCACCGTTTCGCGTGTACGCGGGAGACTGCAACGTCACGGTCGACCGTATGCTGAGTGATCTGAGCGACGTTCGATGGGCACCTACTTTCGCCTTCCTAGACCAGCAAGCAGCTGAGCTCAGATGGGACACGATGGCGAAGCTGGCTGGCTTTCGGTCGGGCAAGACCAAGGCCGAACAGTGGATCCTGTGGTCGCCCGCGATGATCGTCAAAGGTGTTATGGGGACGAACGGCGCAGCCTTCGCGGACAAGGTCGACAATCTGTACGGCTCAGGCAGATGGCGACAGATCCTGGACGCACGAATCAATGAGAAGTCGATCGAGGCATCGGAGTTCCGACGCGAGATGGTGAACCTGCTGCGCTGGCAGTTCGAGACGCAGCTCAGGTACGGGCACACCATCCGAATCCCCATGACGATGAAGAACAACACCGACCTGTACGACATGGTCTTTGCCACGGATCACAATGCTGGGCTCAAGATCATGTCGCACCTGTACAAGAAGGCCGCCGAGCGCGAGCCGAAAATGAAGCAGGAGGCGATCGATGCCGCGTCGCCGCAGGGCGTTCTATTTTCGGATTACAGCGGTCCCATCCCAGAGTGGACCAGCGAGCAGTGCTGGGACCCAGCTGATAGCTCGTGGTGGCGCAACTAG
- a CDS encoding HNH endonuclease yields the protein MTTQAANSLLAAAKAGQKDEFYTQSSDIEKELRIYELNEMDADHVTAWSKGGASDLANCEMLCVPHNRSKGNR from the coding sequence TTGACGACCCAAGCGGCAAACAGCCTACTGGCAGCGGCGAAGGCTGGACAGAAGGACGAGTTCTACACGCAGTCGAGCGACATCGAGAAGGAGCTCCGCATTTACGAGCTCAACGAGATGGACGCCGACCACGTGACGGCGTGGAGCAAGGGTGGGGCTTCTGACCTCGCCAACTGCGAGATGCTCTGCGTGCCGCACAACAGGTCCAAGGGCAACAGGTAG
- a CDS encoding DUF5318 family protein, translated as MWSQREVIDYALQRRSTLEALRRPGRQLARMEACDADPMLVRAAKHHGEQTKIKCPVCAKTDLVNLHYVFGEQLGQYSGRIKQTPELDKMAHEFGEFKVVVVEVCLECHWNHMILSYLLGDGVKRKPPRRQQTVEDIYG; from the coding sequence ATGTGGTCTCAGCGCGAAGTCATCGACTACGCGCTGCAGCGACGCTCCACGTTGGAGGCGCTGCGGCGCCCGGGTCGGCAACTCGCCCGGATGGAGGCGTGTGACGCCGACCCCATGCTGGTGCGGGCGGCCAAGCATCATGGTGAGCAGACCAAGATCAAATGCCCGGTCTGCGCCAAGACGGATCTGGTCAACCTGCACTATGTGTTCGGCGAGCAGCTCGGACAGTATTCAGGGCGGATCAAGCAGACGCCCGAGTTGGACAAGATGGCACACGAGTTCGGCGAGTTCAAGGTGGTCGTCGTCGAGGTGTGCCTGGAATGTCACTGGAACCACATGATTTTGTCGTACCTCCTAGGCGACGGGGTCAAGCGCAAGCCGCCCCGCCGCCAGCAGACCGTTGAGGACATCTATGGCTGA
- a CDS encoding transglycosylase domain-containing protein, with translation MAEPGTGRSGQQDRTKSTAARPKDAGSTKKKRSWPKRIALGLAVVVLVGILGVAGLAVYGYTSTTRPNPNADFQTATTFVYYNNGKSQLGSFAVQNRQPLTFEEIPDNVKQAVVAAENRDFWTDKGISIRGMFRAAWVIARGGDLQGGSTITQQYIKIMYLNSEQTVTRKFRELFLAYRINSELSKEEILTDYLNTIYFGRGAYGIQAASKAYFNVDAKDLTTQQAAVLVSVINNPSLFDPGVSDDNIPRLQERYSYVLNSMAETGDITPAEAAQYAAELPKFPEVKINERYGGPKGFLLKMVQSELAAAGFDESQVNGGGLKITTTFDKAAQNAAVEAAQSYTKQAADARGKKASNLHAAIASVEVGSGEVLALYGGPDYVKNSRNWATTARPTASTFKTYALAAGLKDGFSLNSRVNGNTFTPPGDPVPVRNEFNYQYGSGVTLLKAAADSINTAFVDLTMQMDDGPQAIIDMAKAVGAPKGAGWDLNSRIALGTAEVSPLNQANAYATFANDGTYVAPHVVKEVTDASGNVVYRAAPDERKAVSADIAHDVTYALQNVVEQGTGSTVRTLDRPVAGKTGTKDVEDDITSAWFVAYTPQISTAVMYVAGPDGNADLDDYARPGDSTFFGGTYPALTWVNYMQIAVQDLPVEQFDEAAWVNRDSAPQQTYAPAPTRTWENTRRPTQSASSAPPTQQTSEPPSKEPTSQRPTEEPTSEQSSRGPSRKPNG, from the coding sequence ATGGCTGAGCCCGGCACGGGGCGCTCGGGACAGCAGGACCGCACGAAGAGCACTGCCGCTCGCCCGAAGGACGCGGGATCCACCAAGAAGAAGCGCTCCTGGCCCAAGCGGATCGCGCTCGGCTTGGCAGTCGTGGTGTTGGTCGGCATTCTCGGTGTCGCCGGTCTCGCCGTCTACGGCTACACCTCGACCACGCGGCCCAATCCGAATGCCGACTTCCAGACCGCGACGACGTTCGTCTACTACAACAACGGCAAGTCCCAGCTCGGCAGCTTCGCCGTCCAGAACCGGCAGCCGCTGACGTTCGAGGAGATCCCCGACAACGTCAAGCAGGCTGTCGTCGCGGCGGAGAACCGTGACTTCTGGACCGACAAGGGCATCTCGATCCGCGGCATGTTCCGCGCGGCCTGGGTGATCGCGCGCGGTGGGGATCTGCAGGGTGGCTCGACGATCACCCAGCAGTACATCAAGATCATGTACCTGAACTCCGAGCAGACGGTGACGCGCAAGTTCCGGGAGCTGTTCCTGGCCTACCGGATCAACTCCGAGCTGTCCAAGGAAGAGATCCTCACCGACTACCTGAACACCATCTACTTCGGTCGCGGCGCGTACGGGATCCAGGCCGCGAGCAAGGCCTACTTCAACGTCGACGCCAAGGACCTCACCACCCAGCAGGCCGCCGTCCTGGTCAGTGTGATCAACAACCCGAGCCTGTTCGACCCGGGCGTCTCCGACGACAACATCCCGCGGCTGCAGGAGCGCTACAGCTATGTGCTCAACTCGATGGCGGAGACGGGCGACATCACCCCCGCCGAGGCAGCTCAGTATGCAGCCGAACTGCCGAAGTTTCCCGAGGTCAAGATCAACGAGCGGTACGGGGGTCCGAAGGGCTTCCTGCTGAAAATGGTCCAGTCCGAGCTTGCCGCGGCCGGCTTCGACGAGAGTCAGGTCAACGGTGGCGGTCTCAAGATCACCACCACGTTCGACAAGGCCGCGCAGAACGCCGCGGTAGAGGCCGCGCAGAGCTATACGAAGCAGGCCGCCGACGCCCGCGGCAAAAAGGCCTCCAACCTGCACGCCGCGATCGCGTCGGTCGAGGTTGGCTCCGGGGAGGTGCTGGCCCTCTACGGCGGCCCGGACTATGTGAAGAACTCCCGCAACTGGGCGACGACGGCCCGCCCGACCGCTTCGACCTTCAAGACGTACGCGCTGGCGGCCGGTCTCAAGGACGGTTTCAGCCTCAACTCGCGGGTCAACGGCAACACCTTCACTCCGCCCGGCGACCCGGTACCGGTGCGCAACGAGTTCAACTATCAATACGGCTCCGGCGTCACCCTGCTGAAGGCCGCCGCCGACTCGATCAACACCGCCTTCGTGGATCTGACCATGCAGATGGACGACGGTCCCCAGGCCATCATCGACATGGCCAAGGCCGTCGGCGCACCGAAGGGCGCCGGCTGGGACCTCAACTCCCGGATCGCGCTCGGCACCGCCGAGGTCAGCCCGCTGAACCAGGCCAACGCGTACGCGACCTTCGCCAACGACGGCACCTATGTCGCCCCCCACGTGGTCAAGGAGGTCACCGACGCCAGCGGCAACGTGGTCTACCGGGCAGCACCGGACGAGCGGAAGGCGGTCAGCGCCGACATCGCGCATGACGTGACGTACGCGTTGCAGAACGTGGTCGAGCAAGGCACCGGCAGCACCGTCCGTACCCTCGATCGGCCGGTGGCCGGCAAGACCGGAACCAAGGACGTCGAGGACGACATCACCTCTGCCTGGTTCGTCGCCTACACCCCGCAGATCTCCACGGCGGTGATGTATGTGGCCGGACCCGACGGCAACGCCGACCTGGACGACTACGCCCGGCCCGGCGACTCCACCTTCTTCGGCGGCACCTATCCGGCGCTGACCTGGGTGAACTACATGCAGATCGCTGTGCAGGATCTGCCTGTCGAGCAGTTCGACGAGGCTGCCTGGGTCAATCGGGACTCGGCTCCACAGCAGACCTATGCGCCGGCGCCGACGCGGACTTGGGAGAACACGCGACGCCCGACCCAGTCGGCGAGCAGCGCTCCGCCGACGCAGCAGACCTCCGAGCCGCCGAGCAAGGAGCCGACCTCGCAGCGGCCGACGGAGGAGCCGACCAGCGAGCAGTCCAGCAGAGGACCGAGCCGCAAGCCGAACGGCTGA
- a CDS encoding glycosyltransferase family 87 protein — translation MPAADRSGRRQSAGAAKPTSPAADAWLDTEDVETPVSVGIPPSWSDRFVTQVSQWVGGRLGRRGDTLGRWWNPVRWALLIATVTYLLGVVFRLKCRVTVAGESVDHFRWMCYSDIGILYQLRGLMQGKVPYIDSGDYPVLEYPVLTGWFVQLERVISSALGAPTGTNLTDQQQVDSTLLFGDVNTVILGGLLLVAVWAQARSVPHRPWDAVMVAASPCVAATALINWDLLPVALTALGVLFWARRQPGLAGVFWGLGMAAKLYPLFLLGPLLILCLRSNRLRAFGQMLLCFAISWFVMNLPALWLAPGNWLSFWTFNSDRSGDLGSIWYVLSLAGHPVESLNKLALVIFLLLCVAIAALILVAPRRPRMGQVMFLVLAAFLLTNKVYSPQYVLWLLPFVVLARPVWRDWLIFTVGELAYFGAIWWHLGGLLAPGIDGPDKVYWLAVIVRMLTELWIVAVVVRDIWRPEHDVVRHPPGLRGFWDDPTGGVLDGAPDVAWLPRPFGEVAAEAVRSRREFTARSHSVLRREADFVT, via the coding sequence ATGCCCGCCGCGGACCGGTCCGGGCGCCGACAGTCAGCCGGTGCGGCCAAGCCGACGAGCCCGGCCGCTGACGCCTGGTTGGACACCGAAGACGTTGAGACACCGGTGAGCGTCGGGATCCCGCCGTCATGGAGCGACCGGTTCGTCACCCAGGTCAGCCAGTGGGTCGGTGGCCGGCTCGGCCGCCGGGGCGACACCCTGGGCCGGTGGTGGAACCCGGTGCGCTGGGCGCTGCTGATCGCCACGGTCACGTACCTGCTCGGGGTCGTCTTCCGGCTGAAGTGCCGGGTCACGGTCGCGGGAGAGAGCGTCGACCACTTCCGGTGGATGTGCTACTCCGACATCGGCATCCTCTATCAGCTGCGTGGGCTGATGCAGGGCAAAGTGCCCTATATCGACTCCGGCGACTACCCCGTGCTGGAGTACCCGGTGCTCACCGGGTGGTTCGTACAGCTGGAGCGGGTGATCAGCAGTGCTCTCGGCGCTCCCACCGGGACCAATCTGACCGACCAGCAGCAGGTCGACTCGACGTTGCTCTTCGGCGACGTCAACACCGTGATCCTCGGTGGCCTGCTGTTGGTGGCGGTCTGGGCGCAGGCTCGCTCGGTGCCGCATCGGCCGTGGGACGCGGTCATGGTTGCCGCCTCACCCTGCGTCGCAGCGACCGCGTTGATCAACTGGGACTTGCTGCCGGTCGCCCTGACGGCCCTTGGCGTGCTGTTCTGGGCCCGTCGGCAGCCTGGCTTGGCGGGGGTGTTCTGGGGGCTGGGGATGGCGGCGAAGCTCTATCCGCTGTTCCTGCTCGGACCGCTGTTGATCTTGTGCCTGCGTTCGAACCGCCTACGCGCGTTCGGCCAGATGCTGCTGTGCTTCGCCATCTCTTGGTTCGTGATGAATCTGCCGGCGCTGTGGCTGGCACCGGGCAACTGGCTGAGCTTCTGGACCTTCAACTCCGACCGTTCCGGTGATCTCGGGTCGATCTGGTATGTCCTGTCGCTGGCCGGGCATCCGGTCGAGAGCCTCAACAAGCTCGCACTGGTGATCTTCCTGCTGCTGTGTGTCGCGATCGCCGCGCTGATCCTGGTCGCGCCCAGGCGACCTCGGATGGGCCAGGTGATGTTCCTGGTGCTGGCGGCCTTCCTGCTGACCAACAAGGTCTACTCCCCGCAGTACGTGCTGTGGCTGCTGCCGTTCGTCGTTCTGGCTCGACCGGTATGGCGGGACTGGTTGATCTTCACCGTCGGCGAGCTGGCCTATTTCGGCGCCATCTGGTGGCATCTCGGCGGTTTGCTGGCACCCGGCATCGACGGCCCGGACAAGGTCTATTGGCTCGCGGTGATCGTCCGGATGCTGACCGAGCTGTGGATCGTGGCCGTGGTCGTCCGCGACATCTGGCGACCGGAACACGATGTCGTACGGCACCCGCCGGGGCTGCGCGGGTTCTGGGACGATCCCACCGGCGGAGTGCTGGACGGTGCGCCGGATGTGGCGTGGTTGCCGCGGCCGTTCGGCGAGGTGGCGGCGGAGGCTGTGCGATCCCGCCGGGAGTTCACGGCAAGATCGCACAGCGTGTTGCGTCGAGAAGCTGACTTCGTGACGTGA
- a CDS encoding tyrosine-protein phosphatase, producing the protein MWIDMEGLVNLRDVGGMPTRDGGEISAGRLLRSDNLQGLTQSDIDRLLGIGLTDVVDLRSEYEVDSEGPGPLVAYPSVRIHQHSLFREWREGTGSAQPPELVEQRPEELPKELADELAEEALPWVDLAPSVQSDHPVASFYLSYLVDRPDSILASLRHIGEAQGATLVHCAAGKDRTGTIVALALSLAGAEPAAIVEDYAASSERMEAIIRRLAGSQTYAENLRGRPMSSHLSYPETMEAFLAYVDSEYGGVPRLLAQLGWTDDDSGRLRHKLLR; encoded by the coding sequence ATGTGGATCGACATGGAGGGCCTGGTCAACCTGCGCGACGTCGGTGGGATGCCGACCCGCGATGGCGGCGAGATCTCCGCAGGGCGGCTGCTGCGCTCGGACAATCTCCAGGGGCTGACGCAGAGCGACATCGACCGGCTGCTGGGCATCGGGCTGACCGATGTCGTGGACCTCCGCAGTGAGTACGAGGTCGATTCCGAAGGACCGGGGCCGCTGGTCGCCTACCCCAGCGTCCGCATCCATCAGCATTCACTCTTCCGTGAATGGCGGGAGGGGACCGGCTCGGCGCAGCCGCCGGAGCTGGTCGAGCAGCGTCCGGAGGAACTACCCAAGGAGCTGGCCGACGAGTTGGCCGAGGAAGCGTTGCCTTGGGTGGATCTGGCGCCGAGCGTGCAATCCGACCATCCGGTCGCCTCCTTCTATCTCTCCTACCTGGTCGACCGGCCCGACTCGATCCTCGCGTCGCTGCGCCATATCGGCGAGGCGCAGGGCGCCACACTCGTGCATTGCGCCGCCGGCAAGGACCGGACCGGCACCATCGTCGCGCTGGCACTGTCTCTCGCGGGTGCCGAGCCGGCAGCGATCGTCGAGGACTATGCGGCCAGCAGCGAGCGGATGGAGGCGATCATCCGGCGGCTGGCCGGCTCGCAGACGTACGCCGAGAACCTCCGTGGTCGGCCGATGTCGTCGCACCTGTCCTATCCGGAGACGATGGAGGCATTCTTGGCCTACGTCGACTCCGAGTACGGCGGCGTCCCGCGGCTGTTGGCCCAGCTCGGCTGGACCGACGACGACAGCGGCCGGCTGCGTCACAAGCTGCTGCGTTAG
- a CDS encoding alanine racemase, whose amino-acid sequence MSGVSLQLDVDRWRRHLTTVVEATPGIVPVAKGNGYGFGLGRLAAESSRLGVDTIAVGLASEVAAVRAEFAGDIVVMTPWRPGDELAPDLLNDPRVVTTVSRLEDLEAIIALSSESGEEHRPRVIIEILTSMKRHGLRPEQLPAVADALDQVAFEGWMIHLPLLHDGRVEEAETLARAALAVAPGTLWVSHLPAAEAASLAIDLGRMVAGSPGVEPAQPPALASSGSRQAHPRADSTPSDPALSQPVPMRLRVGTWLWLGDPGAYSPVATVLDVHRVRKGDRAGYRQRRITKDGWLLVIAGGTAHGIGMEAPTSAASGRQRLIALAQGGLEAAGRALSPYTVAGKKRWFLEPPHMQASLVLLPLTEQPPAIGDEVPVELRLTTALVDRIVPRRERP is encoded by the coding sequence GTGAGCGGCGTCTCGCTCCAGCTGGATGTCGACCGCTGGCGGCGGCATCTGACGACCGTGGTCGAGGCCACGCCCGGGATCGTTCCGGTGGCGAAGGGAAACGGGTACGGCTTCGGCCTCGGCCGGTTGGCCGCCGAGTCGTCTCGGCTGGGTGTCGACACGATCGCGGTCGGATTGGCCTCGGAGGTGGCCGCGGTGCGGGCGGAGTTTGCCGGCGACATCGTGGTGATGACCCCGTGGCGCCCTGGGGACGAGCTGGCGCCCGACCTGCTGAACGATCCGCGGGTGGTCACCACCGTGTCGCGGCTCGAGGATCTCGAGGCGATCATCGCCCTCTCCAGCGAGTCCGGGGAAGAGCATCGGCCCCGGGTGATCATCGAGATCCTGACCTCGATGAAGCGCCACGGTCTTCGACCGGAGCAACTGCCCGCGGTCGCCGATGCGTTGGACCAGGTCGCCTTCGAGGGCTGGATGATCCACCTTCCGTTGCTGCACGACGGGCGCGTCGAGGAAGCGGAGACCCTGGCACGAGCGGCGCTCGCGGTAGCTCCCGGGACGTTGTGGGTGTCGCACTTGCCTGCCGCCGAGGCAGCCAGCCTGGCCATCGACCTCGGCAGGATGGTCGCAGGGTCTCCGGGGGTGGAGCCGGCGCAACCACCCGCCCTCGCAAGCTCGGGCTCTCGCCAGGCCCATCCACGCGCCGACTCCACCCCCTCCGACCCTGCGCTCAGCCAGCCTGTGCCGATGCGGCTCCGAGTGGGCACTTGGCTGTGGCTGGGCGATCCGGGTGCCTACTCTCCGGTCGCGACGGTGTTGGACGTGCACCGCGTACGCAAGGGTGACCGGGCCGGCTATCGGCAGCGAAGGATCACCAAGGACGGCTGGCTGCTGGTGATCGCCGGCGGCACCGCGCATGGCATCGGGATGGAGGCTCCCACCTCGGCCGCCTCCGGACGTCAGCGACTGATCGCGCTCGCCCAAGGCGGCCTGGAAGCGGCTGGACGCGCACTCAGCCCGTACACGGTCGCCGGCAAGAAGCGCTGGTTCCTCGAACCCCCGCACATGCAGGCGAGCCTGGTGCTGCTGCCCCTCACCGAGCAACCCCCCGCCATCGGCGACGAGGTTCCCGTCGAACTCCGCCTGACCACCGCCCTCGTCGACCGGATTGTTCCCCGTCGCGAGCGGCCGTGA
- a CDS encoding lipid II:glycine glycyltransferase FemX has protein sequence MSVQTISTEQHLSFIRTLPSASFLQTPAWGLVKTEWRNESLGWFDADDRLVGAGLVLYRQLPKVRRYLAYLPEGPLIDWAAEDIGEWLAPMAEHLKSSGAFGIRIGCPVVARRWYAPTIKESIADERIGRLSQALPDQSNHDATRLRNRLRELGWRPPGDDEGFAAGQPRFVFQLPLAGKTESELLAGMNQLWRRNIKKAAKLGVEVTQGSAEDLPAFHRIYLETAERDGFSPRPLEYFEHMFSVLNAEDPDRIRLYLAHHEGDLVAATTWVRVGGHAWYTYGASTTAKREVRGSNATQWRMITDALAAKATVYDLRGITEGLESDDPHLGLIQFKVGTGGEAVEYVGEWDLPLNPLIYAAFDMYMRHRG, from the coding sequence TTGAGCGTACAGACGATCTCCACCGAGCAGCACCTCAGCTTCATCCGGACGCTCCCCTCCGCGAGCTTCTTGCAGACTCCCGCCTGGGGACTCGTGAAGACGGAGTGGCGGAACGAGTCACTGGGCTGGTTCGATGCCGACGACAGACTGGTCGGTGCCGGGCTGGTGCTCTATCGGCAACTGCCCAAGGTGCGACGCTATCTGGCCTATCTGCCCGAGGGCCCGCTGATCGACTGGGCCGCAGAAGACATCGGCGAGTGGCTGGCCCCGATGGCCGAACATCTGAAGTCATCAGGGGCCTTCGGCATCCGGATCGGCTGCCCGGTGGTCGCCCGCCGCTGGTATGCGCCGACGATCAAGGAATCCATCGCCGACGAGCGGATCGGCCGGCTCAGCCAGGCACTGCCGGATCAGTCCAACCACGACGCCACCCGGCTCCGCAACCGGCTCCGTGAGCTGGGCTGGCGACCGCCAGGTGACGACGAGGGCTTCGCCGCCGGTCAGCCGCGGTTCGTCTTCCAACTGCCGCTGGCGGGCAAGACCGAGAGCGAATTGCTGGCCGGCATGAACCAGCTGTGGCGGCGCAACATCAAGAAGGCCGCCAAGCTCGGGGTCGAGGTGACCCAGGGCAGCGCCGAGGATCTGCCGGCGTTCCATCGGATCTATCTCGAGACCGCCGAGCGGGACGGGTTCAGCCCGCGTCCGTTGGAGTACTTCGAGCACATGTTCTCGGTGCTGAATGCCGAGGACCCTGACCGGATCCGGCTCTATCTGGCCCATCACGAGGGCGATCTGGTCGCGGCCACGACCTGGGTCCGGGTCGGGGGGCACGCCTGGTACACCTACGGTGCCAGCACGACAGCCAAGCGAGAGGTACGCGGCTCGAACGCCACCCAATGGCGGATGATCACCGATGCGCTGGCAGCGAAGGCGACCGTCTATGACCTGCGCGGCATCACCGAGGGTCTGGAATCCGACGACCCGCACCTGGGGCTGATCCAGTTCAAAGTCGGCACCGGGGGCGAGGCAGTCGAGTACGTCGGCGAATGGGACCTGCCGCTGAACCCGCTGATCTATGCCGCGTTCGACATGTACATGAGGCACCGCGGGTGA